Proteins found in one Oncorhynchus mykiss isolate Arlee chromosome 17, USDA_OmykA_1.1, whole genome shotgun sequence genomic segment:
- the if6 gene encoding eukaryotic translation initiation factor 6 isoform X1 has translation MAVRASFEKNNEIGCFAKLTNTYCLVAIGGSENFYSVFEGELSETIPVVHASIAGCRIIGRMCVGNRHGLLVPNNTTDQELQHIRNCLPGAVKIQRVEERLSALGNVIACNDYVALVHPDLDRETEEILADSLKVEVFRQTVAEQVLVGSYCAFSNQGGLVHPKTSIEDQDELSSLLQVPLVAGTVNRGSEVIAAGMVVNDWCAFTGLDTTSTELSVIESVFRLSESQPSAIATTMRDSLIDSLA, from the exons ATGGCTGTCAGGGCATCTTTCGAGAAGAACAACGAAATAGGCTGCTTCGCCAAATTAACAAACACATACTGCCTAGTTGCAATTGGCGGGTCAGAGAACTTCTACAG TGTCTTCGAAGGCGAGTTGTCCGAAACCATCCCAGTTGTACATGCCTCAATAGCAGGATGTCGGATAATTGGAAGAATGTGTGTGG GGAATCGTCATGGGCTCCTGGTGCCCAACAACACCACGGACCAAGAGCTGCAGCACATTAGGAATTGTCTCCCAGGCGCAGTGAAGAtccagagggtagaggagagactCTCAGCACTGGGGAATGTCATTGCCTGTAATGACTATGTGGCTCTGGTGCATCCTGATCTGGACAGG GAGACAGAGGAGATCCTGGCAGACAGTCTGAAGGTAGAGGTGTTTCGTCAGACAGTAGCAGAGCAAGTTCTAGTGGGGAGCTACTGTGCCTTCAGCAATCAGGGGGGACTGGTACACCCCAAGACCTCCATAGAAGACCAGGATGagctctcctcccttctccaagTGCCTCTGGTG GCAGGAACGGTGAACCGTGGTAGCGAGGTCATCGCTGCGGGGATGGTGGTAAACGACTGGTGTGCCTTCACTGGGCTGGACACCACCAgcacagagctgtctgtcatCGAGAGTGTGTTCAGACTGAGCGAGTCTCAGCCTAGCGCCATCGCTACCACAATGAGAGACTCTCTAATTGACAG CCTCGCATAA
- the if6 gene encoding Eukaryotic translation initiation factor 6 (The RefSeq protein has 2 substitutions compared to this genomic sequence) — MAVRASFEKNNEIGCFAKLTNTYCLVAIGGSENFYSVFEGELSETIPVVHASIAGCRIIGRMCVGNRHGLLVPNNTTDQELQHIRNCLPGAVKIQRVEERLSALGNVIACNDYVALAHPDLDRETEEILADSLKVEVFRQTVAEQVLVGSYCAFSNQGGLVHPKTSIEDQDELSSLLQVPLVAGTVNRGSEVIAAGMVVNDWCAFTGLDTTSTELFVIESVFRLSESQPSAIATTMRDSLIDSLA, encoded by the exons ATGGCTGTCAGGGCATCTTTCGAGAAGAACAACGAAATAGGCTGCTTCGCCAAATTAACAAACACATACTGCCTAGTTGCAATTGGCGGGTCAGAGAACTTCTACAG TGTCTTCGAAGGCGAGTTGTCCGAAACCATCCCAGTTGTACATGCCTCAATAGCAGGATGTCGGATAATTGGAAGAATGTGTGTGG GGAATCGTCATGGGCTCCTGGTGCCCAACAACACCACGGACCAAGAGCTGCAGCACATTAGGAATTGTCTCCCAGGCGCAGTGAAGAtccagagggtagaggagagactCTCAGCACTGGGGAATGTCATTGCCTGTAATGACTATGTGGCTCTGGTGCATCCTGATCTGGACAGG GAGACAGAGGAGATCCTGGCAGACAGTCTGAAGGTAGAGGTGTTTCGTCAGACAGTAGCAGAGCAAGTTCTAGTGGGGAGCTACTGTGCCTTCAGCAATCAGGGGGGACTGGTACACCCCAAGACCTCCATAGAAGACCAGGATGagctctcctcccttctccaagTGCCTCTGGTG GCAGGAACGGTGAACCGTGGTAGCGAGGTCATCGCTGCGGGGATGGTGGTAAACGACTGGTGTGCCTTCACTGGGCTGGACACCACCAgcacagagctgtctgtcatCGAGAGTGTGTTCAGACTGAGCGAGTCTCAGCCTAGCGCCATCGCTACCACAATGAGAGACTCTCTAATTGACAG CCTCGCATAA